One genomic window of Hydra vulgaris chromosome 03, alternate assembly HydraT2T_AEP includes the following:
- the LOC136077973 gene encoding substance-K receptor-like, which produces MNVSFNVSFGLLNSTNTNSLQHHHDVFSYKENMAICICYTIVTCIGLIANSFVAYLIICNRKLRTVINLLILNLAIADIIACLSIYPFIYIKLAETRIRGTTANVLCGFTDGLFGFFVAAAVSLITLSMISINRYFGINHPYNRRWALQYNHIKWVFGLTWVSSFGLVLPNLISFKYDEYFRLCVRSWAIGVNPLIYFIFTIILGVFLPLSSLLFTYFTSFYTLFLKDYFNNNLVVSRRSNINKKRALKWLGVLVLTYIICWLPFILYWFLSVVIGKYSVSNYEDVRKGIRLARLTLFFAASNTVFNPIVYAYKSKKLRSAFKSLFGLHVRDVTNSTSRRVLSQSISSSTITTTI; this is translated from the exons ATGAACGTATCATTTAACGTATCATTTGGGTTATTAAATTCTACTAATACAAACTCTCTGCAACATCACCATGACGTCTTTTCATACAAAGAAAATATGGCCATTTGCATATGCTACACTATTGTTACATGTATAG gtttaattgCAAATAGCTTCGTCGCTTACCTTATTATTTGTAATCGTAAACTTAGAACTGTTATCAATTTGCTTATTTTGAACCTTGCAATTGCAGACATAATTGCTTGTTTAAGCATCTACccttttatatacattaaactAGCTGAGACTAGAATACGAGGGACTACAGCTAATGTTTTATGTGGTTTTACGGATGGCTTGTTTGGTTTCTTTGTTGCAGCCGCTGTTTCATTAATAACTTTAAGTATGATTTCTATCAATAGATATTTTGGTATAAACCACCCATATAATCGAAGATGGGCACTTCAATACAACCATATCAAATGGGTGTTTGGATTAACTTGGGTATCTAGTTTTGGACTTGTTTTACCTAACCTTATTTCATTTAAGTACGACGAGTATTTCAGGCTATGCGTAAGAAGTTGGGCCATTGGTGTTAATCcactgatttattttatttttacaatcatTTTAGGAGTGTTTTTGCCTTTATCTTCTCTATTGTTTACATATTTCACAAGTTTTTATACACTTTTCCtcaaagattattttaataataacttagttGTATCAAGAagaagtaatataaataaaaaaagagccCTCAAATGGTTAGGTGTTCTTgtattaacttatattatttgCTGGTTACCTTTTATTCTATACTGGTTTTTATCCGTAGTCATTGGTAAGTACTCGGTAAGTAATTACGAAGATGTAAGAAAGGGCATTCGCCTTGCGagattaacattattttttgctgCATCAAATACTGTATTTAATCCGATAGTCTACgcatataaaagtaaaaagttaagATCTGCTTTCAAATCATTATTTGGATTGCACGTTCGTGATGTAACCAATTCAACATCAAGAAGGGTTTTAAGTCAATCAATTTCTAGCAGTACAATAACTACAACAATTTAG
- the LOC136078503 gene encoding uncharacterized protein LOC136078503: protein MTSAEQGKNVTIIAAINTTVNSIPPLLVFPRAKFKDMLYNCPPGSVGAANKWSSEVIFVRFLEHFIRNVRPSIEKPALLIMDNHESHVNISVIELAKKLGIVLMTIYPHTTHKMQPLDCTANVTDRPIMNTDA, encoded by the exons ATGACTAGTGCTGAACAAGGCAAAAATGTAACAATAATTGCAGCCATTAATACTACTGTAAATAGCATCCCACCATTACTTGTATTTCCACGTGCTAAATTCAAAGACATGTTATATAATTGTCCTCCTGGAAGTGTAGGAGCAGCTAATAAATGGTCAAGTGAAGTCATTTTTGTGCGAtttcttgaacattttattagaaacgTGCGACCATCAATTGAAAAACCTGCTCTTTTAATAATGGATAATCATGAGAGTCATGTAAACATTTCTGTTATTgagttagcaaaaaaattggGTATAgttttaatgacaatttatCCTCACACAACCCATAAAATGCAACCTCTTGATTGTA CTGCAAATGTTACTGATAGGCCAATAATGAATACTGATGCTTGA
- the LOC136078504 gene encoding uncharacterized protein LOC136078504, whose product MSRLRPTKFTKNDVDVSGTNWVDIIDCIGHAYDNGSNLKGKKSDVWHTKRAAAAVAIAALASAFKGLEENFQHRDPATWRKITDKTRCFLIEHRPEQDSSEFFPNTLCDFDNRMRHFNSKWYKKIHPNGKKFVRTWLQYSNKKDSLFCFCCLLFSTTKTNNFSEISKGFCDWKKLNPRIPEHENNNVHQRCYSDWKILEKNLKERKTLDSDLQRVISGEMKKRRDILKVIVDAIFFCAKIKLALRGTTEDIDQQNSGIFLSLIELISRYYPLVAEILRPLKQKKPQHPTFLLEFKMS is encoded by the exons ATGTCAAGATTACGACCgacaaagtttacaaaaaacgATGTTGATGTTTCTGGAACAAATTGGGTGGATATTATAGACTGTATAGGACATGCTTATGATAATGGAAGCAACTTAAAAGGCAAAAAAAGTGAT gTATGGCATACCAAAAGAGCTGCAGCAGCTGTAGCTATTGCTGCTTTAGCTTCTGCTTTTAAGGGTTTG GAAGAAAATTTTCAACACAGGGATCCAGCAACATGGCGTAAAATAACGGACAAAACAAGATGCTTTTTGATTGAGCATAGGCCAGAGCAAGACAGCAGTGAATTTTTCCCAAACACGCTGTGTGATTTTGACAACAGAATGCGACACTTCAACtcaaaatggtataaaaaaattcatccCAATGGTAAAAAATTTGTTCGCACTTGGCTGCAGTACAGcaataaaaaagattctttattttgtttttgctgtttgttattttcaacaacaaaaaccAACAATTTCTCAGAAATTTCTAAAGGGTTTTGTGACTGGAAAAAACTAAACCCAAGAATTCCTGAGCATGAAAACAACAATGTACACCAAAGATGCTATTCTGATTggaaaattcttgaaaaaaaccTCAAGGAAAGAAAAACCCTGGATTCTGATCTGCAGAGAGTTATCAGTGGAGAGATGAAAAAGCGGAGAGACATCTTGAAAGTGATTGTTGATGCAATTTTTTTCTGTGCCAAAATCAAACTTGCCCTTCGGGGAACAACAGAAGACATCGATCAACAAAACAGTGGCATTTTTCTGAGCTTAATTGAGTTGATTAGCCGTTATTATCCTTTAGTGGCTGAAATATTGCGTccgttaaagcaaaaaaaaccaCAACATCCTACTTTTCTCCTTGAATTCAAAATGAGCTGA